A window from Gopherus flavomarginatus isolate rGopFla2 chromosome 4, rGopFla2.mat.asm, whole genome shotgun sequence encodes these proteins:
- the GPR31 gene encoding 12-(S)-hydroxy-5,8,10,14-eicosatetraenoic acid receptor has translation MIQTGFSFSVLLRSQQKMTNSNCSVYNEAVEIAMNILLILEFLLGLTSNAIALWTFYFRLKIWKPHTVYLLNLVIADVLLSICLPFRLVLALRFSTIEKWDYRDLLCSVIFFALSLSQAVSIAFLTAVALDRYFRVVHPNNKTSFLTARNARVIACLVWLLAIGLTAEILVAPRSKNSTECCSFTLQGEANFYSIWHVIIFFLKFLVPFGLILFCTVGVIRKLKKSPRELSSQPKLQKAMLLVIAVVVVFGVCFLPSVLGRVLVYILQSFESCAAFRFSVNVFDVTICWTYLNSTLDPIVYCFSSPTFRSSYRKIFNSLRMRRNEVEPQSLDISKDSES, from the coding sequence ATGATCCAGACGGGTTTCAGTTTTTCAGTCCTTTTGAGGAGCCAGCAGAAAATGACAAATTCTAACTGCTCTGTTTACAATGAGGCTGTGGAAATCGCCATGAACATCCTACTAATTTTGGAATTTTTGCTGGGACTCACAAGCAATGCTATTGCTCTGTGGACGTTCTACTTCCGTTTGAAAATTTGGAAGCCACACACTGTATACTTGCTCAACCTGGTTATCGCAGATGTCTTGCTGAGCATTTGCCTGCCGTTTCGACTGGTGCTTGCTCTCAGGTTTAGCACTATAGAGAAATGGGATTATAGAGATCTACTCTGTTCGGTAATATTCTTCGCActgtctctttcccaagctgtCTCCATCGCATTCCTCACTGCTGTGGCTCTGGATCGCTATTTCCGGGTGGTCCACCCTAACAATAAAACCAGCTTTCTCACAGCCAGGAATGCTAGAGTCATTGCGTGCTTGGTTTGGCTTTTAGCCATTGGATTGACTGCTGAGATCCTGGTTGCCCCTCGATCCAAAAACTCTACTGAGTGCTGCAGTTTCACCCTACAAGGAGAGGCCAATTTCTACAGCATCTGGCACGTCATCATATTCTTTTTGAAGTTTCTCGTTCCCTTTGGCCTCATTTTGTTCTGCACAGTTGGCGTCATCAGGAAGCTGAAGAAGAGCCCCCGTGAGCTGAGCAGTCAACCTAAGCTGCAGAAAGCCATGTTGTTAGTGATtgcagtggtggtggtgtttggaGTTTGCTTCCTGCCTAGCGTGTTGGGCAGAGTGCTTGTGTATATTCTCCAAAGCTTTGAAAGTTGTGCAGCATTTCGTTTTTCTGTGAATGTATTTGATGTTACTATCTGCTGGACCTATCTCAACAGTACTTTGGACCCCATCGTGTACTGCTTCTCCAGCCCGACTTTTCGAAGTTCCTATAGAAAGATCTTTAATTCTCTAAGGATGAGAAGAAATGAAGTGGAACCTCAGAGCTTGGACATTTCCAAAGATTCTGAAAGTTGA